The Dasypus novemcinctus isolate mDasNov1 chromosome 20, mDasNov1.1.hap2, whole genome shotgun sequence genome segment AGCAAACTACAAAttaaagtgaaggaaagaaatagtaaagatcttagaagaaacaaatgaaatcaagaacaaacaatagagacaatcaacaaaaccaaaagttgactcTTTGAGGACATTATTAAAATCCGCAAAttcttagttagactgacaattataaaaattgataggacaaaaataaataaaatctgaacaagaggggggcattaccactgaccccacaaaaataagagaaatactATGAAAACcctatgccaaaaaactaggcaATGCAGATTAGATGGACAAGAACCATGTACACAGACCTGAGAAgaagaagaactcaacaaaccaatcaaaagtgaagagattgaaacagtcatcaaaaacctcccaaagttgAAAACCTGGGAATTttgccaatcattcaaagaaaatgtgatatCAGTCTTgcccaagctcttccaaaacattaaaaaggaaagaacactaccaaactcattctttgaaactatcaccctaattccaaaaccagataaaaatactacaaaaaaaaaaatcacagaataatatccctaatgaatgtagattcaaaaatcctcatcaaaatactggcaaacaaaataaaaatgaacattaaaagaattaaatgccatgttcaagtgtgttttatcccaggtatgcaagggtgtgtcaacacaaggaaatcagtGTGATAAACCACAtcgataaattgaagaagaaaaatcacatgagcctttcaattgatgcagaaaagacatttgacaaaatacaacaccttttcttgaaaaaaaattccaaaagataggtatagaatgAGGTTTTCTCAATatcataaaatgcatatatgaaaacctacagctagcattttagtcaatggtgaaagactgaatgtttaccactgagattgggaataagacaaggatgcccactgtcaatatagtgctagaaattctagctagagcaattaggctagataaaaatTACGAAAGGTacccaaaaaggaaaggaagaagaaaaacttgaACTATTCactgataacatgatcctatatctaaaaaatcctggaaaacccacaacaaagctactagaactaagagatgagttcatcaaagtgatgggatacaagTTTAATACACAAAACTCAATAGCATTtcatatactactgatgtgcagtCTTAGGAGAATGggtaagaaaaaaatctatttataatagcaactaaaacaatcaaatatttaggaataaacataacaaaGGCCATACAGACCTGTATTAGGAAACTACaaaccattgctaaaagaaacagaaggagacttaaataaatgaagggacattccattttcatggattggaaaactaaataactttaaggtgtcaattctacccaaactgaattACAGATTCAGCCCATtctcaataaaaatcctaacagtctttttttgcaaaaatggaaaaactgattctcaaatttatttggaagtgtaaggggccctgaataaccaaaaagtCCTTAACaaagaataacaaagttggagaattctcacttctggactttaaagcatattacttacctACACCTTTAAAAACAGCATgaaactggcataaagacagacacaatgaccaatggaaacaaattgagaactcagaaatagacctcacATAAAgggatttttaacaaggctgggccagaatagtctattcaataaaCGGTGCTGGCTGCAATGGACAGCCTTATACATAGAAAGAGGAtccttatctcataccttatacaaaaactaacttaaaatatatcaggaacctaaatataaaagtgacaaccataaaattctgagagaaaaatacaggaaaacatcttcaaggtcatGTCTTAGGCAGTTGtttcacacccaaagtacaaaaatcaaaacaaaaaataggtaaatggcacatcctgaaaattaaacacttttgcatctaaAAGGGCTttatcaaaaggatgaaaaggcagctgactctatgtgggaaaatatttggcaatcacacatATCCCACAagattttaatatccatgacatacaTGGAGATCATACgccacaacaataaaaagacaaactacctgatttaaaaactggcaaatatcttgaaaagaaGTTTGTCCAAGAAAGAAGTATAAgtggcaaataaacacatgaaaaactgttcaacatcactagcaattagggaatacaaatcaaaactacaatgaaatatcattttacacctatctgACTGGCCAcgattaaaaagtcagaaaactgtaaatgttagagagaacgtggagagataggaatgcttattcattgttgatgggaatgtagaatgttatagcccagtggaggactgtttggcagtttctaaggaagttgaaggTAGACATGTCATTTGACCCAGAAgtcccattactaggtatatattcaggagaagtgagagcagtgacatgaatagacatctgcacaccaatgttcatagcagtgttatttacaatagccaaagctggaaacaatgcaggtgtccatcaactgatgagtagataaaaaattgtggtgtatacactcaatggaatattatgcagctataagaagaaatgaagtcacgaagcatatgacaccatggatgaacatggaggacaaTATactgagtgaggcaagccagatagaaaaggacaaatactttatgattgttttataatggACTAAgtatattttgtaaattcatggaattaataattagaatataggttaccagaaaatagaaatatggtagagaatggaaagctgatgtttaatctgtgcagtactggttaaaaggttgtaaatctttgaaaatgaatgtaATGGTGAGAGCTTATCATGCTGCTTCTGACTAGCAGagatattatatgggtatgacagttgttgaaagggaaagcttaaggacatatatattaccagaaggaaagataaaaaatataacttGGAACATATAGTGAAACCTcacttaaaatatgaatatgggtggtaTTACATGTATAAAACTGTTTTCACAAAATATGAATACAGATAAATTAgctagaaggaaacagaatatcaGATATGTTAAAattatcattgagttgtaagagatttttatatgttgtatcTGTAAATTCAATGCCAGTGTATTTAGATTgaactgtattttatatatgactTGCAATATGCTCTACCATTTGATAAGGTGCTTTGTCACATTCTTGGTAATGTCATTTGAACatgaatgttttattttcatttgactctaaattttctatttttgttcttgttttgtcTACTTATATTGTTGTGTCTAAGAATCCAATGATTAATATATGGTCATGAGATATTGCTCTTACAACATTTCTACTATTTTTATAATGGTATACCTTATATAGAGAGAtataatccatttttagttaattttgggATTGATGGGAGAAAAGTGAACAAACTCTTTTGCTTGCCTTTAGATATCCAGTTACTCCAGCACTGTTCgttgaaaagactattattttaCCAAATGATTTGTCTTGGGCCCCTTGTGGAGGATAATTATGCATAAATGTATGTGATAATTTTTGAACTATCAATTCTTTTTAATGCTAATTAATGTAAAgggaatttattctcaatttcattattttaacttctttttatttgccattcatgcattttttaaagtgttacagTTTAGGATATTAATTACATATACAATATGTGGTACCATCATCAGCATATTTTACCAAAATTTTTTGTCCTTCTAAACAGACCTCTGtctccattaagcaataactcccatcTCCCCCTTCTGCTATTCCCTGGTAAGGTCaaatctattttctatctctatgaatgatcttattttatatatttcatataaatgggataaTGCAGTAATTGTGATTTTTGACCAGATTATTTTGCTTAGTGTAAAGTTTTCAAGATCCATTCACATTGATCATATatcaaatttcattccttttagtgaggaataatattctattttgtatctatctgttgatggacatgagTTACTTTTAACTTTTTGCTGTTGTAGGTAATACTTCTATAAACTTTGAAATATGAGTATATGAAGCCTCTTTCAAATTTTgtggtatatatctaggagtggaaataccaggtcatatggtaattctttgtttAGCTTGTTGAGAAATGCTGAACTGTTTTCTTCAATAGTTATATCATTTTTTCTTACGAGCGACAGTGTAAAGTATTCCAATTTCTCAACAGCTTCATCAAAATTtgtcattttgcattttaaaataatagccatctgTGTCATtgtaaagtggtatctcactgtgattttgatttgcagttctaAAATGGCTAAatatattgagcatattttcatgtgtttattgaccaGATGTATatgctctttggagaaatgtctgctaAAGTCCTTCGTCCATATTTTAAACTGGTACTTTGTCCTATTGCTGTGGAattatagaaatttttatttattttcattaaagaagttgtgagcttacaaaacaatcatgcataaagcgCGGAACTtccatacatcacctctccacctCCATCTTGCCATTGTTGTGGAAAATTTGTAACAGATTATTagagagcatcatcaaaatattacttctaactaAGGTCCACaggttacatttggtgtatttttccataaacctccctattattagcaccataCATTAATATTGTAAATTTGTTATAGTTCAggagagaatgctctcatatttgtactgttatcCACAGTCTATCAAtgaccacatggttcactgtgttgtacagttccatgccttgtaAAATCcatcagggcagggagagagaagacttatgatatgggggcattttcaggacttggagttgtactgaatgatattgtagtgataaatgcaggacatcatatatcctgccataacccactgaatggacaggaagagagtgtaaactacaatgtaaactataatccacgtggtgcagcagtgctccaaaatgtattcatcaaatgcaatgaatgtgccaccctgaggaaagaatttgatgatgtggaaggagtgggggatggggagtgagggtatatgggatcttctcatatttttaatgtaatattttgtatgatctttgtatctttaaaaattttttaaatctataaaaaatttttaaaaagcatactcagtggctctcagtttcatcacagacttGTGCTATCATCCTTTCAATGTTTTCATTGCttcaaaagatatatatatatggcatttTTTATTAACcttcttatttaatatttctgattactttcatttatttttgtgaatttgtgtttccattgtctttttttattcagtttgTTCCTACCTCCTgatattgtcaaatatatttcAATTCCATACATTGTGAACTAATTCTCTACTTCATTAGGAATAGTGGAGCAACAAAGTGCCTCACTAATAAGGTGTTTTGCCCATAAATTTAATAAGAACTGGTAAATGATCATATCATGTAAAAGCAAGTAGGTGTGGGAATAGAAGACTGTTGGCAGGAGTACAAATTTGCCATCATTTTATTAATGCTAATGGTGGTATTTCCACAtatgtaaaatctattttatcaattgctatcaaataatttattttagaaacatattttcatatgtgaACAAAAATGCAAGTACAATAATAGCTTTCATAATATTCTTGAAAATTGTGAAGTTTATTCTTGAGAACTGACTACTGGTTATTCTATTTGATATAAAAATTACCTTGAAAGAAGAAGTTGAGATTCAAGCAGACTTAATTTGCACATATTTCCCAATATACATCCAACCCAGACAACAGATGTGAAATTGTACATGCCAAGTACCATCTGGAGATAAGTGTCTCCTAGATCACTCACTATTTAAGTGTTTTGTTCTTCTGGTTGTTACACAGCTCACACAGTTCTTCAGTGACTAGTTCCATTTCAAAACATCACACAGTTTTCTTCACTTGGCTACTGACTATCTGTTAGGTCCCTTTGTGATTTTCTATCAACAGTAGTATAAAACCTGATTATGTTAGAgttcaaatttaattttaaaaagtgtttttacaaaggtcaaagataaacagaaagacaaaaagactGGGAAGGGAAGACCTAGTTTTCTTAGCATGGGAGGTGAGCATATAGAAAGACCTTTAGAATTTTTTATaggatacttcttttttttaaaagatttatttatttgtttcaccCCCAACCCCCCTTTGTCTGTGCTCTCTGTCCTTTCAcagtgtgttctctgtgtcttcttgtattctcattaggacgTTCTGGGAActaattctgggaccttccagagtgggatagaggtgatcgttctcttgcaccacctcagctcactgttctgctacatcttattgtctctccttggTGTCTCTTTTTGGATCATCTTGTGCCtgctctctgcatcagccagcactcctgcatggagtgGCACTCCAGTGTGGGGCAGTATTCCCCCATGTGGTGGCACTCCCATgggggctggcactccacatgggccggCTCAATGCACAGACCATCttgccttcaaaaggaggccctgggtatcaaactctggacctcctgtatggtagacgggagcccaattgcttgagccacatcactttccctattatagattacttctttttttttttttaagatttatttatttatttctaccccctccccccttccccacccaccctggttgtctgttctctgtgtttgtttgctgtgccttctttgtccgtttctgttgttgtcagcggcacgggaatctgtgtgtctttttgttgcctcatcttgttgtgtcagctctctgtgtgggcagcaccattcctgggcagctctccttatgggtgcactccttgagagTGGGCTccactatgcaggggacacccctgcatggcatggcactccttgcgcgcatcagcactgcacatgggccagctccacacaggtcaaggaggcccggggtttgaatcatggacctcccatgtggtagacggacgctgtaaccactgggccaagtctgccaccataaATTACTTCTTGACACAACTGGCAAAAAATGTACAAACCAGGAGAGTTTAAGGCATGTCCTCAAAGAGGGGAGCTGCTTGTTTTCTGGCAAGATTTTAGGCTCTGACCGACTTTCCTATTTTATCACTGGGCACTTGAGTAGAGAAACAAACATAAATGGAACCCAAAAATCAAGCCAGCTCTTGCCATTAGGACTATTCCACTCCAGTGTTTCCACACCTGTCTCCTACTGTCACATGTACCTGCAGGACTTACTACCCACACGACCCAGACGATCTTGGCACTGTGTATGATTcttctgtaagctcacaacttctgtcataaaagtatgtaaatattattttaaaaacaaactcttGGTTTCCTCTCATGTTTTAATGTTGGCTGTGCCTGTCTCTCCCCCGCAAACCAACCTATAGCATCAAGCTTCCCAAAGTATTAGGCCACTATGAAATTTTGCTCTTCTCCTACATACTGATAATTTGGCTggaacaacaacaagaaattaatGCCAAGACCAAAGCACTGGgtattttcaaatgaaatttaaataggAGAGTAATAAAGGACACACAGCATCCTTGTTCTTTGGATCAAGACATTCTCCAATATGCATAAATTCATGTAAACCCACTGGAAGAGGATACCATAGCAGGTCTCCCCTCTTCCCTGAAACAGTGGTTTCTTAAAattaggtgtttttttgtttgtttgtttttttcacacaGCCATTAAATGTTATGTTGTTTAAACAGCACTTCCAATTTTAAAACACCAACACAAGTAGGAAACTTGCTGAAAGGGTTAAGGGACACTTCTCTGGGGGTACTTCAGAGTATACCTGGAAACTGCAACCTGCTGTGCTATTCGGTGCCTAGACCTTTTGCAACTTCAATGAAAAGTAAGTTCATTGAGGTAATTAAGACAAAAATGCATTTCTAAGTAATCCCCTTTTGGATGAAGGTCTTGCAAATTGAATCATAGGTAAACAAGAATTCCCTAAAACCCTAGTCTGAGAATTGATTATTTTCATGATTTAAAACTTCAGCTTCAAGTAATTATGCTTTTTCTTGAATAAAGTTTTCTCCCCATAACTCTCTTTATAGCCTCCTTTAtctccttgtttctaagactataaaTTATAGGATTCAAGAAAGGAGGGACTATAGAATAGAACACAGAGGTGAGCATATCCTGAAATGTAGGTGAGCTGGAGGAGGATGGCTTCACATGTACAGAAACTGCTGAGCTGACAAAGACAGTCACCACGAGGATGTGAGGGACACAGGTGGAAAAAGCCTTTCCTCGCTCTCCCCTGGTTGGAAACTTgagcacagtagaaaatatgAGAATATAAGACATGATGATGAAGACAAAGCAGCTACCAGCAATCACTACCgcagagataaaaattaaaatttcattgtttaaggTGTCCGAGCAGGAGAGCTTCAGAAGAGAGGGTATGTCACAGAAAAACTGATGGACCACGTTGGACTGACAGAAGCGCAGCTGGAATGTGTTTCCAGTGTGGAATCCTGAGTAAGCCAGACCACTGAGTACAGAGACCAGAGTCATCTGGACACAGACCCGGGAGTTCATGATCACAGGGTagtggaggggctggcagatggccacatagcggtcatggGCCATGATGGTGAGCAACAGCAGCTCTACCATAGCAaagaagagcacaaagaagatcTGAGCTGCACATCCAGCCATGGAGATTGCCGTGTTGTtaagcaggaagatgacacatgcCTTGGGGACTGTGACAGAAATGTAGCACATGTCTAAGACAGACAGATtcttaaggaagaaatacatgggggtgtgaagtTTCCAATTGAAGGTGATTCCTGTGACAATGAGAAGATTCCCCATCAGGGTTGCCAAGTATATCAATAAGAATAGCATGGCATATAGGACTCTGAGTTCCCACACATCAGAAAATCTTGTAAGCAGGAATTCAGTCACAGTGGTGGAGTTGGGCATCTTAGGAACATTTCCCTTTGCCTTGAAGAGTCAGACAAATAATCCCTATGAAACATGGAGGATCCACATTTAAAAGGAATTAATCTACGCTCCTATTTTGCTTCACATTAATCCATTCTTagtttctttaatttgttttggTTAATATGACTTGATATAAAGTTTCCTCTTGCTCCTTTCAGT includes the following:
- the LOC101424567 gene encoding olfactory receptor 14C36-like, with product MPNSTTVTEFLLTRFSDVWELRVLYAMLFLLIYLATLMGNLLIVTGITFNWKLHTPMYFFLKNLSVLDMCYISVTVPKACVIFLLNNTAISMAGCAAQIFFVLFFAMVELLLLTIMAHDRYVAICQPLHYPVIMNSRVCVQMTLVSVLSGLAYSGFHTGNTFQLRFCQSNVVHQFFCDIPSLLKLSCSDTLNNEILIFISAVVIAGSCFVFIIMSYILIFSTVLKFPTRGERGKAFSTCVPHILVVTVFVSSAVSVHVKPSSSSSPTFQDMLTSVFYSIVPPFLNPIIYSLRNKEIKEAIKRVMGRKLYSRKSIIT